The following DNA comes from Agromyces mangrovi.
ACTTCGACGCGCTCGGCCGCGACACCATGTCCCTGGTCGCCGCCCTGCTCGCCGCGCCGGCCGCGGCCGGCCCCGCGGCGTCCGTCGCGCCCGCGCTCGCCGAATCCGCGCTCGCCGAACCCGCGCTCGCCGAACCCGCGCTCGCCGAACCCGCGCCGTCCGCCACCGACCCGGCCCCGCGCACCCCGTCGCTCGTGCTGCGCGCGAGCACCGCGTCCCCGCCCCGCCCGCGCTGACCGCCGCCACCGGCACGTGCCGGTAGATCCGGCCCGTTCCGCTCGTTTCGGCACGTTGAGTTCGACGTGCCCAAACGAGTTCGACGTGCCAGGCGGATGCGACGACCGTGCCTCCTGCACAACTGGCACGTCTCGCGACACCGCGTGCGCGGTCCAACGAGTTGCCCGTCCCGCGTCTGGGCTTCGCCACGCTCGCAGCATGGCCGACACGATCTCCTCCGCGCTCGAGCGCCTGGGCGAACCCGACTACGCCACGACCGCACAGCTTCGCTCGGTCGGGGTCGTGCCCGACGACGTCGCACTCGCGGTCCGGCGCGGCAGGCTGATCCGACTGCGTCGAGGCGCATACGTCGACGCGAGCAGGTGGGCGGCCATGCGCCCGGAGGCCCGGCACGCGCAACTGGTGCGCGCGACATCGGATTTCGCGCGAACCCGCACCAGCCCGGTCAGTCATCTCTCCGCTGCCGCCATGCACGGGCTTCCGATCGTGGGCCGAGTGCCCAGAGGAGTGCACGTATGGTCCGGGTCCGCTCGCGGGGGCAGCTCGTCGACCGGCCTCATCAGCCATCGCGCCGGGACGCAACCCGAGACGACGTCGGTCGACGGCATCGCGGTCACATCCCTCGCACGAACGGTGGTCGACGTTGCGAGCACTGAGCAGTTCGGTACCGCGGTCTGCGTGCTGGACTCGGCGCTCGGGCGTCCGATCGGTGGCTCCAAGACGATCCTGACCACCGACATGCTCGTGGCCGAACTCGATCGGGCCGGCCTCACGCACGGTCGCCGTGCGGCCGAGCGGGCGATCGGGTTCGCGGACCAGCGCAGCGGCAGCCCAGGCGAGTCATGGAGTCGTGCAGCGATGCACGAGCTCGGGTTCGTCGTGCCCGACCTCCAGGTGCGCTTCGAACGGGAGCATGGGCACGCCGATGTCGACTACTACTGGCGATCGCACGGAATCGTCGGCGAGTTCGACGGCAACCAGAAGTACGCGAGGGACGAGTTCCTCCGGGGGCGTGCTCCCGCGGACGTGGTCGTTGCGGAGAAACGACGGGAGGATGAGCTCCGCCGCCGTCCCGATGTGCGTGGGTTCGTGCGCTGGGACTGGCGGGTCGCTCGTTCACCGCGGCGACTGGCTGCGCTGCTCGACGGTGCGAGCGTCCCGCGACGGTGATCCGGGCGGCGCAGACATCGGCACGCTGAGATCGGTTCGGCACGCTGAGTTCGACGTGCCAGAACGACTTCAGCGTGCCCGCAGGGGAGACGGGCGCGGCCCGCACCCGGGTGAACGGGTGCGGGCCGTAGCGGGCGAGCGGATGCCGCGGGGCGGCGCGCTTGCGGGAGCGGAGCGGCCCCGCGGGCGGCGTGCCTGCGTCGGCGCCCGCGGAGCGCGCTACGCGCGGCCGGACGCGGTGCGCGAGCGACGCGACAGCGCGTCGACGATGACCGCGAGCAGCAGCACGGCGCCCGTGACCATGAAGCGCACCGACGAGTCGAGGTTCAGGAGCGTGAGGCCCGACGCGATCGACGCGATCACGAGGATGCCGAGCAGCGCCGAGAACGCCGAACCGCGGCCGCCGAAGAGGCTCGTGCCGCCGATGACCGCCGCGGCGATCGCGTTCAGGTTGATGTCGCCGCCGCCCGAGCTCTGGTTCGCCGCCGCGAGGCGCGCCGCGGCCATGAGGCCGCCGACCGCCGCGAACGTCGAGCAGAGCAT
Coding sequences within:
- a CDS encoding type IV toxin-antitoxin system AbiEi family antitoxin domain-containing protein; the protein is MADTISSALERLGEPDYATTAQLRSVGVVPDDVALAVRRGRLIRLRRGAYVDASRWAAMRPEARHAQLVRATSDFARTRTSPVSHLSAAAMHGLPIVGRVPRGVHVWSGSARGGSSSTGLISHRAGTQPETTSVDGIAVTSLARTVVDVASTEQFGTAVCVLDSALGRPIGGSKTILTTDMLVAELDRAGLTHGRRAAERAIGFADQRSGSPGESWSRAAMHELGFVVPDLQVRFEREHGHADVDYYWRSHGIVGEFDGNQKYARDEFLRGRAPADVVVAEKRREDELRRRPDVRGFVRWDWRVARSPRRLAALLDGASVPRR